The sequence TATATTAAGTACAAACTTTTCTTTTAGGTAGGGCTATAGGTCGGACCAAAGTGAATTTGGATCGAATTATTCaagcatatttatttttgtttatccaTGGAAAAATCCGATAATATTTAAgccaattataataaaataaaaaaagacataacATGATAGAAATAAGAGAGTTTCAAATCTTTATAATTATCCCctctaattttgaattatattttttattctaaattatttttatataaaattattttattttcgtcAAATTCAAATCTTTCTATTCAGATACAATagtgagaaaaagaaaaaaaaaatccttgtGGGCCATATTTTTAGCCAACCTTTTATCTTACCAAAATGAATGGAGAGCAGACCAAAAGTTGGAAAACAGGTTTGTTCACGTGAGCTCCATCAGTTCTAATCATCCTCcaattatatatgttctcAGAGTCTGAGAGCATTTGCCCATTTACATTTACTTCGGgttaaaatgcaatttataccgtaaaatatgtgaaatgagaaaaaaaaattgtgaattctttttgtattttgaaaaataaaataaattaacaagtttagatttggagaaaatttgctttatttttcaaaatggaaataatttgctttttttttcacaaattttttttgtttattttacatatcacatgaggtaaattgcaattttttaaaaattgtatgaGTTCTCACTGCTGTTAAAATCCGACTTTGAGCCAGAATTAATACTAGTATACATGACACACTTAAATGtgtaaattttaacaattaattatcattttaaaaaatatatgttagttgaataaatataaaatattaaaaaataaaataaaatatgagaagatgaaaagaaagaaaaaataacagaatataaaaattgaagacaTCAAAATGATgcttttcaaatatataaaggtATAGATTAGTGGAGTTAAGAGTATTTGATGTGTATGCTTAAatgttcaatatatattaataaacagTCATCAAATAACTCATGACATGGATTTTCTTGAAGCGTAAAATACGAAGACCTCTCTCCTCTTCGATTTTCACCAACTAGATACATGGTTGGAGTCTATAATTCGGAATTATAATACGAAATAGAGTGTCCTGGTGCTAGGTATCGAATTCCAGTATGGAGCCATTATCAGGGCATGCCCCCCCACCCGAAGCTAGGAGATAGAGAATCTCGATATATTGGAGCCtacaaatattcattaaattttatataagaatgaagtatattttgatgtatttattagattatatatgattagttaaaaacataaaatagaagagataaaaactttaattaaGTAGTGAAGGCTgtgaaagaagaaatagaaTTGGAACAAACATTAatatggattatttatttcttgaagtAAGGGCAATTTCGTgtaagttatttaaaaatataccaaaGTAATTACTTAAGGTGTTGatgcattaattatatatatatatatataattagtaatatatgACATACTCTATATATGtgcattaatatttaaaataaggaaaaataaaaacatttatataaattttaggatGGATGCATTATCGTAgttggactaaaataaaagtcaaaatctactcatataaatttactatgataaataaattcgtATTTAAATCGATTTAAACGAGCATATGGTAGGAGACCCAAACTTACAAGACAAGCCcagatatttttgtaaaagtgTTGTTAGTAGATGAATGATTTGGTGGTATGAGACTTGGGATTCAAAGAATTGAGTGTGTTTCTCccttgatgaaaatgaggcATAAGGTATGGTAATAGTATTTGTACATGGTATAGGACTGTCCTATAAATATATGCCCCTTTGcataaatcaatcaacaaaGTCCCATCTATGGGACCCTTCTTCCCCACCACCAAATTCTATCAATCAACAAAACAAATCTATCCAAATCTCCCTTTTCTTCCCCCCTCTCTAGGTATTATTAGCTTCAAATATATGTCCAATAtcgaaatattatttcttttaaaaataatttatgtatatataatttgcacgaataaatataataaatttatttttattttttaattcattttcctCTTATTATATGGTCATAGTTGgctgtatataatatatactcattttttttctcaaaggatatcaattgaataattgaattatatttcttatttttttaaattttaaataaagcgAAGACcctgtaaaaaaaaagaattctcACCGGCCATGCATCACGAAAGTAAacacaaacaataaaaaaattttattttgtatatacatataattttatatgaacaACATTAGTCTAAtacaattgaaaattcataccataattttctttttctttcttgacaaaagaaaatcttgacCGGACATGCTTGCAAAAagtcatataaaaaaatcgaaagaATTTTAGATTGAAATGAATTTAGTCATATGATACTCATGACTTCAATCGTATACCAAACGTCTTATACTCTAATGCGTGTAAaggtaaaagaaaatcttgacTGAACATGCTTGCAAAAGTCATATAAAATCAGTAGAATTTCAGATCAAATTGAATTcagttttatgaaattgatcatatatacAACAAATGTGTtacacttttatatatatatatatatatattgaacacccacaatttaaaaaaatttattaatcatatcataagcataataacacttacaatataattaaatttagtgcGATGTGACCTGAtctaaacaataataataataaaagagatTAGTATATGtagaataaaaattctaaGACAAACACAAGAAGAATAGGGAGTACACTTTGGGCATGTAAAACAACACAAGCAAACATAAAAGTCACTTTCTCTAATACATATTCAcaaacacatacatacatatgatatgagagagagagtagtCCTCCTCTCATGTttgaattaatgtaatataagaTGAGTGTTTGACTTGGACTCACTCACACGCTTGCACGCAAACACTCACTCTAtctctaataataataacaataccTTCACTTCACACTTCACACTCCCCCTTCAAATTTTTCATcctcactctcactctcactctcatTCTCCCACCCCAATAATTCTCTTCAAACTCAATCCCTTCTCTGCTGTAATTTTGCACCACCGTAAGCGGCGGCGATGGGCGGATTGCGCCACCGCCAACTCACCCTTTCTTTTGCCACGCTTGCGTTTCTTCTACTCGCATCAGTCTCAGCTCTGGGCTTCAGCACCCCATCTCGCCAATTCAGTAAGTAATATTCAACACCCCCCCCACTggtttaaaatatcaaaaacctCCTCATCgacttcaatttttcttcttgtgtGTGGTAGGAAGGAAGATTATAAGGGAGCAGGTGGTGGAGCGGCGGCGACTCGGGGGGCTGGGGTCATCGCCGCCGTCGTGCAGATCCAAGTGCGGGATGTGTGCGCCGTGTAGGCCGGTGCACGTGCCGATTCAGCCTGGAATGAGTATGCCATTAGAGTATTATCCTGAGGCGTGGAGATGCAAGTGCGGGAACAAGCTGTTCATGCCTTaattaggacaaaaaatatgattaggAGGATGATGTTTGATTTTAGCCTGTAATGTAATGTACTATTTATCACATAGTTGTAATATGCACAAACACAGTGTTTGTATAGCAGTGGTAGACACCATAACTGTTCAGCGCTTCAGATTTAATTTCATCACAACACttggaatttttctttttcagattttaattttggcaAACTGATCAATATGGCTTGGAATTTGATGTTTGTTGAACAGTTTGCATAGATTTTAGTTGTTGGTGTtgaattttgttgctttttcCTTTGAATGTTTCACTCAACTAGCTAGCAGGCTGTGAACATATCATTTGAGACTGTGAAGACGGAATTCCTTATTTCTTCAatgtcatatataattattgtatagagattacatcattaaattttatctaaaagaaaaagatttttataagtatttatttctttcttttcctttgaaGTATTTATTTTCCCATTTATGGAGGTGGGATTTATGAGTTGCATTAATGCAGGTGACAGGACGAAAATAATAGTTGCAATAAAGTTGATATCTTATGTTAGTTCCTACTTATCTCAAGACCCTCAACatatattgcatattttatctcaaaactttacataaatatgtataaaaaatacacacacatataagtgtttatgtgtgtatatatactcAAACccaattttgaaactttttacaaattaataggGTTTTCATATTCgataatgaattataaaatttagattgCAAAAATTTTTGTCCAGATGAAATTTTACGTGTACGGTAGCAGGCAACTAGGAGTTGTCGTGCGTTCTAATAGTTGGTGGTATGGAATGTAAAAGGTTTTGACATTAATCAGGTACAGCAAGCAGTTAATTGTGTCAACAACAACATTATATTTGTGGACAAGCACAGTACGTAGCTCAAACCCCTTGTCCTTAGCATTACCTTTTGACGTGAAATAATATCCTCTGctgaatttcaattattgtgCATGTATAGTATAGCTGCTAGGTATGGCGTGCGATATTTTGCACGTGGgctctaattataattataacttatttattaaaaaaatgtatattaattaagttacAGTATCTTGGGTCGGATACACCAGATgatgattaaatatttgataaaataattgtttgatttgttATGTGTAAAATCAACATTATGTCTGATCCAAGAATTGAAACTCTGACATCGTACCTAAAAGGTTAAGGAtttaaattgtcaaaattttagtaaatttaaaatccaaaataataaCTGAAATGTGGTAAGtatgaaatatcaaaaaaatcatgaattaCATTATATTAGGAATGGAATCTGTATGATGCTGATGCAATACGATGTACAttgtttgatatttataaataatactaataaagtgaaaaaacatTAACTCCTATGGATAAAAGTTGTAAACGCCCTGAATCGTGACAACGTCGGCTCAAGTTGTTTTTATATGAACCAAGTGCAAAAACATCAAACAGGATGAAACTGTACTGTATTTTCGAACCCCATTcttagaaaagaaagaaagaatgtcattttgtatattttgtatagttgtcaattaaaaattataaaacttggTGAATTTAGAGCAGTGCAATCATAAAATCCATGAAAAACTCAGACAGAATGAAGAAATTTTGGTGGCATAATATTCTGTATTAGCTGAGACAAGATGGGGCAGGAGAGATGGCAGGAGCTGAGAAGACACCTATTTCGGTACAAGACCCAAACCTCTGCTCAGTTTGCCCATTCCCAGACCATTCACCCCAACATCCTCTTGTGTTTTTTTGAATTCAGGGAAAGGAAATGATATCCCTTTACtaaaagcaataaagaaaagtgttgagataaattatttgaggTGATGTTGGATTTGACAGTCCTGCCTTCTGGGCGTGGGGGACTTCATTGTGACTACTCAAATTATTCTACTTGCTGCTTCATTTCTGCACTTCTCATTACAACATATATGCATCCCAAACTAGGTCTAAAGGAAGAGATTTTGATGTGATCAAGAACTGGAATTTGAGGTAAATGTTTAGTCTAATTAGACCCTTTCTAGAGATCGAATCTTGTAGATTATGATGCTTCGTCGCAGCGCTTAAATGATTTCAATCAGATTAATGATATTATCCTTAGAAACAATAGTGTAAGCAGTGATTGTTTGTTTATGAGATGTTCACATGAAATAATCACTTTTTACCGGCTCGATGTAGGTCCTAAACTGCTGGAAATCTCTGGTCTAACTATGATGTCTGATATCAGAGGTTAAAAAACACAGTAAGTAAAAGATCCAGGCAAGGCAGCAATACATTTGAACTATAGGTTAATTCGCCAGGTAGCTGTTTTCATTGGACAGTTTCTTCTTTGCCCTCACCACTTTCCTCGTTGGGCTCCGCTTGTGATGGATGAGCCGGCAACACCTGCAAGATCATCTCCACGAAGTCATCGATTTTCTCTTCCATGCGTGTGTCACATTCCTCTATGATCTGCCAAAATGGACAAATAAGTGAATAAGTTCGCATGGAATCAACAACgctgagaaagaaagaatctCAAAATCTCTAAAGTCAACCTACACGGATAGGTAGGTGTCTGCATTTATTCTCGTCAAGGTTTAAcgatatcaaaattttatagtcCTAAGGGGCGTCCATTTAATCTTTCGTTGGCATGGGAGTTTTACTAGTTCTCTGTCTCACTTGGAGTCATGCATAATACTAAAGCAAGAAAGAGACCCAAGGTAAGAATTAACAGATAAGAAGTTCTAACTCTAAGCAACAACACCATTTTTTGGACCTTTTCTCCCTACTAAATCAAACTGAAATCAAGGAGCATTTACCAATGTTGCCACTTAAACATGCACACGGAGTGATCTTATGATAGCATcactacttttattcataccATTGATTCTATTGATTGGTTTATCTAGGCATTTATGCAGGCCTGAGTTACAGCATCTCAAAAGTGACTCAGATAGCTGTAAAGGCATTCTTATTTAAGAGGAAAAACGCTCTTGAATCAATTACTTGGAAAAAGGGTGCACTGGATATAGCAGTCTATACAGGTTATGAGTTTTTAGAACATATACAGTAAGAggaatgagtacaataattaCTGTTCAAGTAAGTGGCAATCGATTTTCATGAACAGAGATAAGAATGGCATTTCAACAATACCATAAACATGTAAAAGTACGTTAAGTTAGGTCAGGAAGTTGAATTAGTAATTCAATAGGACTTACTGTGTAAACCTCAACCGCAGACGATGGCCTCATGTTGACAACATTAAGAATCTCAGCCTTCGCAAGGTCAAATTTTTTACACTCGTCAACAAACTTATGGATGATGTCCCTTGTTTGATTGCAAGCAGGAGTTTGTTCTAAATAATCAAAAACCTATACAAGAAACTCAAAATCATCAGGCACAAGCAGCAGAATTCTcttaatgttttattattaattttttttataaacactGAGTCCAAAGCAAACCTCCAACCTTGAATTCAGATGCAGATACCGAAGCAATAACACGTGTGGGATCTTTCCCAGCCCCTCTAGATTTCAAAAGATCAAGCACTTCAAAATTCGTAAGAGCACCAGCATTATGTTCAAGTCTGCAATAAAacagataaaaacaaaacaaaacaaaaaaatgtaacTGATCTGCggtttaagtaaaaaatacaaatgttTCACTTCTTCAGGAAAAAGTGTTCCAATGAAGCTTTTCTCCAAGACTCATGCACCCTTGGCAAATCCACAGAATttcctcaaattttattttccttcatttCCCACCCATTCTACATCCCATAATCCtcaaaattttgtgaaaaaagaGACTTCCGCCAACCCTAAACTCTAGAAAAATATGTCACATGAATAATCATCATTTGTGTTTTTTCCCTTACAGAACAATCATCCAACCAGATACCTCTAGTTAGTTCTTATTCTTCTAAATTCAcaatttctcatttcttttctCCAAAAGAATCACTCTTTGATAAAGAACCATCCATCCAATTGCAACctaaatgcaaaattacagCAGACCAAGAACTCAGTTAATATTTCCTTCAAACACGAGAAAATTGTAACTCTACATACATCTTCATAGCAAGGCTGCTCAATGCTTTAACTATATACGATTTCCACCGGTAATTTGAATTGCCACGACTAATGGATACTTACAGTAAACAGACCTGCAAAAAAACCAATAAGAAAGACTCCATCAAACCAAACATAACCTACACTGgaatttttggaaaaacaCATACGAGCTAAAAATTTCCTACAAATACAATGTCCAAAGAGTTACCCGTTTCTTAAAATGTTCAAGAAGAAAACCCAAAGCAATCAATTTTTTGAGGTAGAAACTATAAATCCACCCCACGAATATCAAGGTTCCACTTTTAACGAAAGCAAGAAGTATGTGGGAAATCAAATCGTATGAGATAGCCAGAATAAGCATAACAATCGGCAAAAACGACTGAAAGGTACGATGAAAATAAAGCCATACTGcacaagtaaaaaataaagtgaagAGAGATGAGAAAACAGAGAGATTCAGTAGCCAACGTGAACAATTACCCAAGcagagaaaaagaagcaaaggGCCGTCTGAAAGGAGACCAGAAATCAACTTGCTGCAGCCTGGGCGACGATTTGGCAGGTCGCCCCGAGTAAATTGGAAGATGACATAACACAATCATTTACAAATTAACCCTAGCAACCCAAAGggctaaaaagaaaaaaataagaatttaatgaattatttgagtcatttttaaatcaatcaaaaataaatattattttttctaatatcaataaatttaatcaattttaataaataggacttatatattacaaaaaataaaaatctgaGAATGatagatgtaattacaccaaaattcaataaatgaGGTGTAGTTAttcttagaaaaaataaaaaaggactGACATGTCTTTATTTCATTCACAGATTAAAAATGGAGAGAAAATTTTAACGAGTAAGAGATGGGCCCAACAGAATTGTCTAATACACTCAATGTATCGGGTTTAGATGTACAATCACCAACATCTTCAAACTTTAgtaaacaaaattgataagaaCAACTTGGGAGATCCATTCTAATAAACCCAAATAAATGAGCCCATTGTGTATGTCCAGAACTTGGATATTTGAATCAAAACACATATATTTATGCTAATCGTCtgtgattttaatttgtcAAGGTTGTTCTTTAGTTTGTCTAAATCTTTTTGTACATGGTTTTTGATGGTTTTGTGCTTTTAATGATTTTTGGCTTGTCGAGACAGTTACCAAGTTACGGCACTTAGTTAATAGGATCTTTATTGTAGTATTGTTTTCATAAACTGAAAAGAGAtgagaaaaacataattttcttgtctattgctaaatttttaagatcaaatggagaaataaaattgagatttggTGCAATccctattaaaaaataatatttccatAACGCcactttgattatttataaaatcttgagATTGCAAATATCCTTAATCATCAAGTAcaaatataccaaaatcaagatagaaaaaaaaaatagcaaaattacattttcttgcTTCCCTTTGTCACAGATGAAACTCAACCCTTTGAAGCTCAACGGGAAGCATTCCATGCCCTTCTCTTATATCTGCAAGATCCCTTGAATTCCCTCCCAAATAAGCTTTCAAGAATGCAACTAAAGCCCCCCCAACAAACCTCCTCATTGGCTCCCTACACTCCCCATTCTTGCACAAACAATATGTTGCCTTCCCTCTTATCCCTTTAGTATCATCGTCCAGCACATCAAGATGTCCATAATCCTTGACCACAAAATAGTATGCTGGACTACAGCATTCTTTATAGAAGTCCTCGTGATTCACCCCTTTTGGAGCGCAGGCTGGAAAAAGAGCATTACGTTTCACTTCTCCCAGTCCCGACCCAATTATTAGCACTCCCACACCATCAAGATTGAAGGAGTGTGGGGTGTAAGTGAGGACTGGAGGGGGAGTTTGTTTCCCAATGTCCATGCCATCGACTGGATCGATGCCTATTAGGGCCGACAACTTTAGGGACTTAGTTAGAGCCAATGCAAATGCGACTTTTCCGCCACGGCTATGGCCTGCTAGTCCTAATTTGCTCAAGTTTGGCTCAACATGAGGTGGGAGAAACTGGGCTAGTCCTTGGGACAGCCAACTGCTTATTTCGGCTGTGATCTTTATTTCTTGGGTTGCATCTGCCCCTGCTACGGAATATAACTgtagcaaaataatattaaatgtattgATATGATATACCAATATATACAGCAGCAATTCATGAatctttttattgaaaaattcttatccaaatcaacaaaaaattcaagaatcttGACATGAACTAATTAACCCTAACTTGTTATTTGTACCTAAACGATGCATTTGTAAATTGTTGTTCCTAGTAAGAATACCAGGAAATACTTCAAGAATCATTTGTCAGGAAATTGCAAAACAGATTGTGGAACGTGTACAAAATTCGtaagaaaatcaaacataagatcgaacaacaataataatgcaATATTTAGAGAATTCTCCTCCAGTGTTATATTTCAACATTTCTACTTCCACACCAATGATTTCCGAGATAAATCAAAGTGATTGAAGGTAAAAGAATCCGACAAGAAGTAACTAAACATGAGTGAAAAGTAGAGAAACCTGGGGGGCAACAACGATGAAACCATGTGAAGCAATGTGTCGGATGAGCTGAGAGTAGAAAGAGTTGTAAAGAAGATAGCCATGAAGGAACAGCAGCACTGGGAAAGACCCTGTTTCCGAAGGGCTGCAAATCAAGAGAGGCCTAATTGGGCGTGGAGGATTGCACCCATTTCGGTCGCACACTCGTGCCTCAACTTTTATTAACGTAGTCGTGTAGTTCCCAATGTCAAAAACGTTTGTTGAAGCTGCAGAAGCGGGAATTGAAGTTGAAGAATTCATGTGGTCTGAAATTTGGTTCTCCTTGCTTCCTTCCTGTGAAGTAATATGTTTTTGCTTGCAGATTAAGGGATAACGAAGTTAGGAATGGCCCTTAAAGCCCCACTTGCTGTGTTGTGTAGTGACTTTGTTGTTAGTGGGAACACATGATGTAATTTTGAGACTAGATATTTGTATGTTGTGATGCTGCCATTATTAGAGTTTTGGATCGTGCTATCTACAAGCGTCTTAGGTCCTCAGTTGTTGCAAGAATTTGTTTAACTGGTgacattaaatttcataactaaaaaatttatgggTTTGAGTTctagtagtatatatatatttataataatttgaccCGCCAAAGAACAAGCCAAGTGGTAAGCACTCCTCACAGTAAAAAGTCCAGACGGCGGATAAAGATGACTTGTATCCACCATTTGTTGCCCCAAATATAATGACAGAAATCTTGACTTGAGAAGTTATGAAATTTCAATCATaacaattatacataattaaaaataaagatataagaGATGCAGACATTAAAAACACTAATACCTAAAATTTCGTATATCCTTTTGAAGGAAAATTTAACTTGCttcgaatttaattaaatttgaaccagttatataataaatacaatataattaaaagaaaatcaacaatCACATCCCAAATTTATCATTTCTATGAGAGAATAATGAAATGAAGTAGGGCTATATAGAAAGTGGTAATTATAGATGAAGACAAATCATGTTTCCATCTAAAAGCAACCTTAATCTAAGCCACCAATAGCAATTAAAGGCAAAGTCCCACACAGAATCAAGATCAATTGTTTGTCTTCCGTAGCTCTTTTACTCAACATGGAATTGCCAATCCTTTTTGACTAAGTCCAAGATCCCCTCTCCCTCCcccaaaataataaacaaaagaaaaggaacaaaGACTTGAATCACATGGGATTTTGTAGCTTTTTCTCCTTCACTTTaatgatattacaaaaataacaacaCACAATCCCCCAAAAACTACAATCTCCAAGTGAAAGAGGACCCCATTTTCATAACTTACAATCTTTACTTTACCacccaaatttcaaaaacaaatgGTTAGTTCAAGTCCCCATTACAACATTCTTGTTCCCCTACAACTTTCAACCAACATCATCAAATTCTATGTCTGTTGTTCTTCTCTCCAGCAATTGTGAGTAATCTCGAAACACCTTGCGTCCATATATCATACTCCCTCTGATTTCTGCACTCGAATTCCACAACCCCACGAGCGATGGTCTTCAATGCAAAGTACCTCCGGTGCTCGCCTCCTTCCAGCAGGTGGCGCCCAGGCCATGCCGGGATGTCCCTTATCACCTCCAGCACCACAtctgaaaattcaaaacagTGAAATCAAAACGGGGAAACTTTTGTTATCTTTTGTGTAGTGCTTTCTCAAATCCCCAAATGGAAGGGAAGAATTAGACCCCACTACATCCAATTCTGATCTCATCATGAGACTAAAGATAATAAAGCATAAATGGActtactctttttcttttttgtgacGGTCCCAGCAACGTGTCTGCTCTTCATTTTTAGCATCACCTGCCAGTgtgaaagaaagaattttgagTGTCGATCACAAGAGAAAGTGGAGGAAAGCAGATTCACAGTGTTCAATCTCAGCACAACTTTAACTTTTCCTATGTAGTGAAATTGGAATAGCTTCCATGAACGGTTAAAGTGTAATAAATAAGGTCGTTTAGCATCAGATTCCACGGTTCAATCCTGATGGAGATGAAAAGCCTACCTGACCCATTCTGTTGATGTAAACGGATACTAC comes from Sesamum indicum cultivar Zhongzhi No. 13 linkage group LG10, S_indicum_v1.0, whole genome shotgun sequence and encodes:
- the LOC105171302 gene encoding DNA-directed RNA polymerase III subunit RPC9 isoform X1, producing MLILAISYDLISHILLAFVKSGTLIFVGWIYSFYLKKLIALGFLLEHFKKRVCLLLEHNAGALTNFEVLDLLKSRGAGKDPTRVIASVSASEFKVFDYLEQTPACNQTRDIIHKFVDECKKFDLAKAEILNVVNMRPSSAVEVYTIIEECDTRMEEKIDDFVEMILQVLPAHPSQAEPNEESGEGKEETVQ
- the LOC105171302 gene encoding DNA-directed RNA polymerase III subunit RPC9 isoform X2; amino-acid sequence: MKILEHNAGALTNFEVLDLLKSRGAGKDPTRVIASVSASEFKVFDYLEQTPACNQTRDIIHKFVDECKKFDLAKAEILNVVNMRPSSAVEVYTIIEECDTRMEEKIDDFVEMILQVLPAHPSQAEPNEESGEGKEETVQ
- the LOC105171301 gene encoding EPIDERMAL PATTERNING FACTOR-like protein 4, which translates into the protein MGGLRHRQLTLSFATLAFLLLASVSALGFSTPSRQFRRKIIREQVVERRRLGGLGSSPPSCRSKCGMCAPCRPVHVPIQPGMSMPLEYYPEAWRCKCGNKLFMP
- the LOC105171304 gene encoding chlorophyllase-2, chloroplastic encodes the protein MNSSTSIPASAASTNVFDIGNYTTTLIKVEARVCDRNGCNPPRPIRPLLICSPSETGSFPVLLFLHGYLLYNSFYSQLIRHIASHGFIVVAPQLYSVAGADATQEIKITAEISSWLSQGLAQFLPPHVEPNLSKLGLAGHSRGGKVAFALALTKSLKLSALIGIDPVDGMDIGKQTPPPVLTYTPHSFNLDGVGVLIIGSGLGEVKRNALFPACAPKGVNHEDFYKECCSPAYYFVVKDYGHLDVLDDDTKGIRGKATYCLCKNGECREPMRRFVGGALVAFLKAYLGGNSRDLADIREGHGMLPVELQRVEFHL